Part of the Metasolibacillus fluoroglycofenilyticus genome is shown below.
GGCGTGGGCGGCGGCTTCCGCTGCTTTCACGACGGCGGTCACGGTTGCGGTCTGACGATGGACGATTGCGGTCGCGTCCACGGTCACGGCTACCACCACGGTCATTACGGCGGTTGCGGTCATTGCGACCACTGCCACCACGACCTTGTTGTGAACCACGCTCACGGCGCATCGGCAATGGACGCTCTTCTGTAATTGTTACAGGTGTTGCATCTGGCTCACGTGTCACAGATTTTAATGCCGCAGCGATTAAATCAACTGCATTATAATTTTCTAATAGTTCCTCCGCCAATAAGCGGTAATCGCTAAGCTCAGCAGATTGCACTAATTCCACTAAGTGTTCAACTGATTGCTGTTGTTGACCTACTAATGCTTCACTCGTTGTAGGTGGCTTTAATGGTGTCATACGCTTTTTCGTCGTTTCTTCAACGATGCGTAAATAGCCCATCTCACGCGGTGTGACGAATGTAACAGCAAGACCTGACTTACCAGCACGACCAGTACGACCAATACGGTGTACATAGCTTTCTGGGTCCTGTGGAATATCAAAGTTGTAAACATGCGTTACACCTGAAATATCAAGACCACGCGCTGCAACATCTGTCGCCACAAGAATATCGATTTGGTTTTCTTTGAATTGACGCAATACAGAAATACGTTTCGCTTGGCTTAAATCACCATGAATCCCTTCTGCATTATAACCACGTAAGTTTAATGCTTGCGTTAACTCATCAACTCGACGCTTTGTACGACCAAAAATAATTGCTAATTCTGGTTGGTGCACATTAATAACGCGACATAAAATATCGAATTTTTCACGCTCTTGTGCTTTTACAAAATATTGCTCGATATTATCAACCGTTAATTCTTTTGCCTTAATTTTTACGATTTCTGGCTCCTGCATGAATGTTTCCGCAATTTTGCGAATCGCTGGAGGCATCGTTGCTGAGAATAGTAATGTTTGGCGATTTGATGGTACATTTTCTAAAATCGAATTAATATCATCGATAAAGCCCATATTTAACATTTCATCCGCTTCATCAAGTACTAATGTTTGCACATCTTCAAGCTTTAATGTACGGCGATTAATATGGTCAATAATACGTCCCGGTGTACCAACGATAATTTGTGGTCTGTTTTTCAATGCACGAATTTGGCGCCCGATTTCCTGACCACCGTATACAGATAATAACTTCACACGCTTATCATATCCGATTTTATAAAGCTCTTCCGAAACTTGAATTGCTAATTCACGAGTTGGAGCAATAACTAATGCTTGGATGTTTGGGTTTTTAGGGTCAATTTTCTCAATTAGAGGAATACCAAATGCGGCAGTTTTACCAGTACCAGTTTGTGCTTGGCCAAGTATATCGCGACCATCTAATGCAAATTTAATTGTACCTTCCTGGATTGGTGTTGCTTCTTCAAATCCCATACGCTTCACTGAGCGTAATGTAGATTCACTAATATTTAATTCTGAAAAATTTGTCAAACTCTTCAATCTCCTTTTTTCCTTATAAGTTGACAAATGGTTACATTTTCAGATGAAGTGTCGGCAAAATCGAGCCTATATGTGGAACGGTTTCCGTTACGTAAAAATTCTCTCTGCGCTTCCTGAACATTGCGCAGAAGCTTTCTTAATATGAAAAGGAAAGCCCGGTCGTTGCCGAGCGGTTTAATTCTACTTAGGTAATCAACATCAAATATGAAAACTATAGAATGAAACCGTTAAATTCAAAAAAAAGCACTCTTCACTATGTAATCTGAAGAGTCTTCGCACAAAATGTATCCATTGCTTTACATAGTCTATCACGTGCACAGACAGTATGCAATGATAATGCTTAACTTAATAATCTGACTTTTTACGTTGTGCAAAGAAATGCCAGCACCTCACAAAACCATTCTTCACAATCATCGCTATAACAAATATGATGTTTACCATTTGCCGATAAAAATAAATGCTTCTCTTCCGTTGGAATACTGTCAAATAAAAAATGGGCTGCGATATGCGGAACAATGCCGTCCTTCTCTCCTTGGATAATAAATGTGGGCACATTGATATGCCCAATATAAGGCTCGACCTTTTTCACAATGCGCATAAATTCAACCATCGAACTTAGTGGGACAGTCATTAGTTTGCGCTCATAGCGTTGAAATAATTCATTATTTTTTAAATGTCCTTTTACTGCCTCTTTTGCCATTTGGCGCAAATCCTCTAACATTTGGACTGGGCTCATATACTTAATGGCAGCACTTAATAGTACTAGTTTTTTCACAGGGTAACGCTTTGCTAAATATAAAGCGATAACACCGCCCATCGAAAAGCCAATAACCGTAATCTCATCGACCTTTTTAGCTAGCTGGCGATAGGCAATTTCCGCATCCATTAACCAGTGCTGTGCCTTATAGCCACGCATAGAAAGTTCCTCACCGTGCCCACAATAAGTAGGTGTCACAATGTCACATTTCATATGCTGCCGTAAATATTCTGTTAAGGGCTCGATTTCATATGGTCCACCCGAAAAGCCATGCAGTAATAAAATTCCTTGCTTCACCTTGCAACACCAACCTTTCTATCTCTTTTACCCCACATTAACGGGCATTACGACTCTCACTTCAAGACTTAAGTGAAAATTCGCTAAGGATGATTAACTTCCCATAATTGCCCGATTGGTTCAGCGGGGGCACTGATTGAAGTTTCACCTTATATTGCCCAATTTGCAGAAACAAAATAGCATGTCAGAAATATTTCCTAACATGCTAACCCCGCATTCATGGACAACACAATATGCTAAAGCGATTTGCCAGTCACTCGCTTTTGGAAATCAAATATAAGATTGCCATAGACTTAGCTACTTACGTTCAACTTTACGACAAATAAGTCAAAATTGTTTCGAGCTTCATGCCGCGCGAGCCCTTTAATAAAATAATGGACTGCTCACTAGCATCAGCCTGTATTTTTTCAACGATTGGCATATAGTCTGTCTCGCTATAGATTATATGCTGCGCATCAAATGTTGCGGCCAGTTTATCGTATAGCCATTTCATGCGAGTACCATATAAACAAATGTATTGTACAGCCGCTTTATCTATATATTTCGCCATATTTTCATGGAAGGCTTGCTCGTCATCTCCAAGCTCAAGCATGTCACCAAGCACAAGCCATTTTTCAGGTCGGATAGTCGTTGTTTGCATAAAATCAACTGCTGCGCGCATTGATGTTGGTGCAGCATTATAGGCATCATTTATAAATAATAATGTACCCTTTGGCACTAATTGCATACGCATATTTGTTAATTCAATTTGTGCCAGTGCTGTGCGAATTTGCTCATCTGTTAAATTCATCGCTTTACATATAAGCATCGCAGCTAACGTATTTTTCACTTGATGCTTACCTAAAATAGGAATTGTAAAATCGCCTTGTATTAAACCATCTACCGTAAAGCTACTGCCCTCTTCCGTAGCTGTAATATGAGTGGCATAGAGCTCATGCTTCGTATTAAAGCCAAATGCTTTTGCCTCCGTATAGGCATCCTCCGCCACTAAATTGCACAATAACGGTTCGTCTCCATCGTAAATAAGGAAGCCCTCTTCGAGTAAGCCTTGCGTAATTTCATATTTCGCTTGTGCAATGCCCGCACGCGAGCCTAAATCTTGCATATGCGCTTCACCAATATTTGTAATAATGGCCAAATGTGGACGCGCAATACGGGCTAAAAGCTCAATTTCACCAAAACCACTCATGCCCATCTCTAGCACTGATATTTCCGTATCTTCATCAAGCTGTAAAATAGTAAGTGGCAGCCCTAACTGGTTATTGAAATTGGCGATTGTTTTTTGCACTTTAAAATATGGCGCTAATGCACTCGCTACGATATCTTTAGCAGAAGTTTTGCCATTTGAGCCGGTAATACCGATAAATGTCGCCTTATGCTCACTGCGATAAGCAATAGCCATTTGTTGCAACGCTTGCTCAGCATCATCAACAAAAATTAACGGCAGATCCTCTGGTGGATTTGGCTCATCGTTAAGCCATAAGGAAGCAGCAGCCCCTTTTTCAAATGCTTGCTCAACAAATTTATGACCATTCACTGATTCACCTCGAAATGGCACAAATAAATCTCCAGCTTGAATTGTACGAGTATCAATTGAAACACCTGTTACAACAACATCCTCATGTGTTTGCTCATCTATTTTTAACCATGTAGCTAACTGCTTTATTGTTTTTTTCACGTTTTATCCCACTCAATCTTTGTTGTACTGAAGCTGTTGCTTTTCTTCATAGCGCTCTACAGCTAATTGAATTAATCTATCTATTAATTGCGAATAAGGCACATCTGTATTTTGCCATAGCAATGGATACATGCTAAAAGGTGTAAAGCCCGGCATTGTATTCACTTCGTTAATCAATACCTTATCTTCTGCTGTAACAAAGAAATCTGCACGTACAAGCCCTGCACAATCTAAAATTTTAAATGCACGCTTTGCCATATCTTTTAGTTGCTCAGATGCTTGCGTAGAAAGTTCAGTAGGTATAATTAGCGCTGTTGAACCATCCTTATATTTTGAGTCGTATGTGTAAAACTCTGTTGTAGGTTTAATTTCACCCGCTACAGACACTTGTGGCTCATCATTGCCTAACACTCCTGCTTCAACCTCGCGGGCAACTATCCCTTGCTCAATAACTATTTTACGGTCATATTGAAGAGCAAGCTCCACTGCCTCGATTAGCTGCTCACTATTATTTACTTTACTAATTCCTACACTTGAACCTAAGTTTGCTGGCTTAACAAATAACGGCCAGATTAATTGCTTTTCACATTTTTCTACGACACTTTGCGGATTGCTCTTCCATTCACTTCGTATAAAATAAATATATGGAACTTGCTGTAAGCCTGCTATTTCAAACAACTGCTTCATGATAACCTTATCCATAGCAGCAGCAGAGCTTAATACGCCATTCCCAACATACGGAATATTTAATACTTCAAACAAGCCCTGTACCGTTCCATCTTCTCCATTTGTTCCGTGCAACAGCGGGAAAATGACATCAAATTGAATAGCATTATGCGCTTCAATAAATTCCGTAATATTATTTGGCTTGCTTTCTTCTCTAGTAAATTGTAATTGCCCCTCAGTTTCTACAGGAGCTGTTAATTGGGGACCTGTACGCCATTCACCGTCCAATGTAATATAAATGGGATACACTTCATAGCTAGTAAAATCGACAGCCTTAATAACCGCTGTTGCTGTCGATAGCGATACTTCATGCTCCGCAGATTTCCCGCCATATACTAACCCTATTTTTTTTACCATTTTATTTCCCCCTAATATTATCAATTAATCCTCACAAAACGTTCTAAAACTAACTAATTAAAATCTGCTCATCATACGGCTGTTTAATAATATCATTCAAATCGTCCCAAACTTCATCTGGAAAATCGTAGTCCAGTAATGTTCTAATTTCAATGCTGTAACTGGAATTAGGCTTCTCTTGCTTGCTTAACGATAACAACGCGCCCTCCTTCATATAATGACGCCAAGAGCGCAATACATTTGCATCAATTGCTGGTATTCGTTTGGCAGATTTGCGTCGCCAGAAGTTACCAGTGCCTTCCTTTTCCCTCACCATTTGATTCAATAAATTGGCAATAAGATGCTCCACATCTGCCAAGAAGCGGAAATATATTTTAGTCATTTGATCTTCAGGCGCAGCATAGTAAATATAACGATTTTGTAACTTTTGGAAAAACGGCGAAGCAAGTGGCTCTTTTTTATGACCAATATACAAAAGCTCGGCCTGCTCTAGAGGCGTTAATTCATTTACTTGCTGCTCGTTGTGAAAGTCTAATAAACATAAATCTCCTTTTAAATCCGTTCGTGCAAAGCCCGGTAAATCTTCTGTTGAAATAAAATCTAGCAGTGTATGCATATTAAAAGAACCATCTTCATAAGCGTGCTTTATTAAAAGTAAATTTTTTAATGATGCTGCAGAAGACAGAAATTGTTTATGTGTTAACCTACTGAATATCACAAAGTGGTCAACATCATTCATATGTACATACAAATGGTGCATATAATCCTCTGCCGCCCTCATTTTTCTTGCCACTGCCTACCCGCTCCTTCAATTCCAATAATACTCCTATTATATGCCTATTCCTTGTTTTTTTGAAACATTTTAAATAATGTATCGTCTCAATTCTTACCGATTCAAAAACAGCGACTTCTAACTAATAGCAAATATTTTACTTTCCTTAAGGTGCAATTGTAAAAAATCGAACAAACAACCGTTGTGATTACTTTAAATTTCACTACATATTACTTAGTTTGCAGTATTTTTTCATATAATATGATAAAATCAATTACGCCTCGGCTACCTCGGTGAATATTCATGATTCAGCTTAGTCGTTCGCACCAAAACTTTGAATTAACTACTCCAATAAGACGCAGGTCTTTTAAAAGGAGTTCCTTTTTTTCAGTGAGAGCTACAGCATTCACTGAATCAAATATCAATCATGCAATTAAGCACTTATGAATAAGGTGAATTTTATGGAAAATAATCGTCAATTTATGAAGCGTTTTGATTGGGCACTTGCTGTCATATTATTAATGTTTCTCGCCATTAGTTTATTAGCTATAGCATCTGCTCAGACAGGTGGACAATACGGAAATTATAATTTTGTGCCAAAGCAATTACAATGGTATCTCGTAGGTGCAATTATTATTTCCTTCGTTATGTATTTCGAGCCAGACCAATACAAAAAAATGTCTTGGTATTTATATGGTATAGGTATTTTACTGCTAGTCGTTCTTCTTTTCATGCCCGACGGTGTCGGACAAATTGCTGAAAAAAAAAATGGAGCTAAAAGCTGGTATCATATCCCCGGTGTAGGTAGTATTCAACCTTCAGAGTTTATGAAAACCTTTTTCATTTTAGCTACAGCGAGGTTAATTAGTAAGCATCATGAAAAGCATTTAATCAGGTCATTAAAAACAGATTTTATTTTACTTGCTAAAATCGGGATTACACTCATGATACCATTAGCCTTTATTATGCAGCAGCCCGATCTTGGTTCATCGCTTGTTTTTATCGCCATTACAGCAGCACTTATTATTGTAGCAGGTATTTCATGGAAAATCATATTACCTGTTATTGTTGGTGGTAGTGCTATAGGCGGTGCACTACTTTGGATGGCACTTTATATGCAGGATTTTTTAGAAAAAACATTTGGTTTCAAATCGTATCAATTTGCCCGCATTTATTCCTGGCTCGACCCATATTCGTATTCTTCAAATGAAGGTTATCATCTTATCACTTCGCTTAATGCGATTGGCTCAGGGGAAATTTTTGGTAAAGGCTTTCAAGGTCGAGAAGTATACGTATCAGAAAACCATACCGACTTTATTTTTGCAGTAATCGGCGAGGACTGGGGCTTTGTCGGAGCAAGCTTTGTTATTTGCTTATACTTCTTATTAATCTATCATTTAACTAAAACGACATTACTGCTGAAAGACCCATTTTGCACATATGTTTGTGCCGGTATCATCGCAATGATTACATTCCATGTTTTTGAAAACATCGGTATGACGATTCAGCTTCTTCCAATTACAGGTATCCCATTGCCATTCATTAGCTATGGCGGAAGCTCGTTAATGGGGAATACACTCGCAATTGGGCTCGTCTTTAGTATGCGATTCCACTATAAAACATATATGTTCTCTGGTAATGACGATGATGAATAAAACCTTGTAGGGGCGTCTGAAAAGCCTGCAGAGGCAATGCTTTTCAGACGTTTTTGAAATAATACTTTTTTTAAAAGCTGATTTAAACACCTTTAATATATTTGCGACTGGTCCGTTTAATTGACGAGTTTAATTTTTGTGGTAAGGACATAGTTTTATCCACGTGTTTTTATTGCTCGAAATATATGATACAACGAAGGAGCCGTCTCAAAATGATTTTTCAGACGGCTCCTTCACTCTTTCTTATGCTTGTTGTGCTTGTGGTGATTGTACTGGTGGTGTCAATACTTTCAAAAGCTCGATGCGAGATTTTGTAACAGTTGCGTTCACACCTAACTTAGATAAATTTGAAACAATTTTCTTTAAGTCGATTTCTTTCGCCATTTGCTCCACCTCAGCCTTTTTATAGAATATATCAATTATGCCTCCACTAACTCACTTCCAGATTTTTTGAGTAAAACTGAAAAAGCTTTTCTTTAAAATCTGTTACATTTACTAGAGGCCTACCCTAATTCAGTAGTAGTAATTAGGATAACGTTTTAGGATAGTAGAAAGTTTCACTCTTTAGAGGTCTGACTTGTTTTTCTATACATATCATACCATTAATTCTCACTTGAAAATTTATCAATTATGTTACAACTGCGTAAATTATTATTATCTAGCCTATATTAACTGTGACTGCAAATCTCTCTACCCACTTATACAATATGCTCTATTTCTATTATTTTATTCATCAAATTCTACATCAATTACTGGGGCTGTCCAAAAAGCCGTGCATAGCCGGCATTTTGGACAGGAGCGATGATGTTTCACAAAATGTTGATTCCTATAAACAGAGAACGCCTCTTTTAAAAATGGGGTGAACAGCAGCGTTATCCTTCAGTAAAAGGGA
Proteins encoded:
- a CDS encoding DEAD/DEAH box helicase; the encoded protein is MTNFSELNISESTLRSVKRMGFEEATPIQEGTIKFALDGRDILGQAQTGTGKTAAFGIPLIEKIDPKNPNIQALVIAPTRELAIQVSEELYKIGYDKRVKLLSVYGGQEIGRQIRALKNRPQIIVGTPGRIIDHINRRTLKLEDVQTLVLDEADEMLNMGFIDDINSILENVPSNRQTLLFSATMPPAIRKIAETFMQEPEIVKIKAKELTVDNIEQYFVKAQEREKFDILCRVINVHQPELAIIFGRTKRRVDELTQALNLRGYNAEGIHGDLSQAKRISVLRQFKENQIDILVATDVAARGLDISGVTHVYNFDIPQDPESYVHRIGRTGRAGKSGLAVTFVTPREMGYLRIVEETTKKRMTPLKPPTTSEALVGQQQQSVEHLVELVQSAELSDYRLLAEELLENYNAVDLIAAALKSVTREPDATPVTITEERPLPMRRERGSQQGRGGSGRNDRNRRNDRGGSRDRGRDRNRPSSDRNRDRRRESSGSRRPRRRED
- a CDS encoding alpha/beta hydrolase, whose amino-acid sequence is MKQGILLLHGFSGGPYEIEPLTEYLRQHMKCDIVTPTYCGHGEELSMRGYKAQHWLMDAEIAYRQLAKKVDEITVIGFSMGGVIALYLAKRYPVKKLVLLSAAIKYMSPVQMLEDLRQMAKEAVKGHLKNNELFQRYERKLMTVPLSSMVEFMRIVKKVEPYIGHINVPTFIIQGEKDGIVPHIAAHFLFDSIPTEEKHLFLSANGKHHICYSDDCEEWFCEVLAFLCTT
- a CDS encoding UDP-N-acetylmuramoyl-tripeptide--D-alanyl-D-alanine ligase gives rise to the protein MKKTIKQLATWLKIDEQTHEDVVVTGVSIDTRTIQAGDLFVPFRGESVNGHKFVEQAFEKGAAASLWLNDEPNPPEDLPLIFVDDAEQALQQMAIAYRSEHKATFIGITGSNGKTSAKDIVASALAPYFKVQKTIANFNNQLGLPLTILQLDEDTEISVLEMGMSGFGEIELLARIARPHLAIITNIGEAHMQDLGSRAGIAQAKYEITQGLLEEGFLIYDGDEPLLCNLVAEDAYTEAKAFGFNTKHELYATHITATEEGSSFTVDGLIQGDFTIPILGKHQVKNTLAAMLICKAMNLTDEQIRTALAQIELTNMRMQLVPKGTLLFINDAYNAAPTSMRAAVDFMQTTTIRPEKWLVLGDMLELGDDEQAFHENMAKYIDKAAVQYICLYGTRMKWLYDKLAATFDAQHIIYSETDYMPIVEKIQADASEQSIILLKGSRGMKLETILTYLS
- a CDS encoding D-alanine--D-alanine ligase, which produces MVKKIGLVYGGKSAEHEVSLSTATAVIKAVDFTSYEVYPIYITLDGEWRTGPQLTAPVETEGQLQFTREESKPNNITEFIEAHNAIQFDVIFPLLHGTNGEDGTVQGLFEVLNIPYVGNGVLSSAAAMDKVIMKQLFEIAGLQQVPYIYFIRSEWKSNPQSVVEKCEKQLIWPLFVKPANLGSSVGISKVNNSEQLIEAVELALQYDRKIVIEQGIVAREVEAGVLGNDEPQVSVAGEIKPTTEFYTYDSKYKDGSTALIIPTELSTQASEQLKDMAKRAFKILDCAGLVRADFFVTAEDKVLINEVNTMPGFTPFSMYPLLWQNTDVPYSQLIDRLIQLAVERYEEKQQLQYNKD
- a CDS encoding FtsW/RodA/SpoVE family cell cycle protein, whose translation is MENNRQFMKRFDWALAVILLMFLAISLLAIASAQTGGQYGNYNFVPKQLQWYLVGAIIISFVMYFEPDQYKKMSWYLYGIGILLLVVLLFMPDGVGQIAEKKNGAKSWYHIPGVGSIQPSEFMKTFFILATARLISKHHEKHLIRSLKTDFILLAKIGITLMIPLAFIMQQPDLGSSLVFIAITAALIIVAGISWKIILPVIVGGSAIGGALLWMALYMQDFLEKTFGFKSYQFARIYSWLDPYSYSSNEGYHLITSLNAIGSGEIFGKGFQGREVYVSENHTDFIFAVIGEDWGFVGASFVICLYFLLIYHLTKTTLLLKDPFCTYVCAGIIAMITFHVFENIGMTIQLLPITGIPLPFISYGGSSLMGNTLAIGLVFSMRFHYKTYMFSGNDDDE
- a CDS encoding Lmo0850 family protein codes for the protein MAKEIDLKKIVSNLSKLGVNATVTKSRIELLKVLTPPVQSPQAQQA